The genomic DNA GCCTTGGCGACGCGGCGAAAAAAGGCGAAGTTTTGACACGTCGTGTGCAAACCGGGTTTGACGAAGCTGGCAAACCAGTCCATGAAGACCAGCCCTTAAGCATGGATCCGCTGCCTTATATCGTTGTGATTGTTGATGAAATGGCGGATTTGATGTTGGTGGCGGGTAAAGACGTTGAAGCCGCCATCCAGCGCCTGGCGCAAATGGCGCGCGCGGCTGGCATCCACTTGGTTATGGCCACCCAACGCCCTAGTGTTGACGTAATTACCGGTACAATTAAAGCCAACTTCCCCACCCGGATCAGCTTCCAAGTGACCTCCAAAATCGATAGCCGTACGATTTTAGGCGAACAAGGTGCAGAACAGCTTCTCGGGCAGGGCGATATGTTGTATATGGCGGGCGGCGGACGCATTACCCGCGTACACGCCCCGTTTGTTTCGGACGAAGAAGTCGAAGACGTGGTCCGTCACTTGAAGACCCAGGGCCAACCGGCTTATATCGAATCCGTCACCGAAGAGCAGGAGCCCGAATTGGGTGAGTTACCTGCAGCCGGTGGCGGTACCAAGGACGACGCCCTTTACGACCAAGCCGTGGCTTTGGTCGCACGTGAAGGCAAAGCGTCCACCAGTTTTGTGCAGCGTCACCTGCAAATCGGTTACAACCGGGCGGCGCGCATTATTGAACGTATGGAAGCCGAAGGCGTGGTCAGCAAAGCCAACCGCGTCGGACGCAGAGAGGTTTTGATCGGCGATGTCAGTGCAGCCTAGTGCCACCACAAGCCCCACCACAAGTGACGAGCCCGTGCTCGCGCCCATCCCTAACCGCGCGTTTCCGCTGAACCGTGTCGTCGGCGGCTTGCTTGCCGTTGCCATTGCCTTTGCGGCCGCTGCCGTGGTCCTGCCCAAATCGGCGGACGCCAAAGACGCCATCGGTTTGGACACGGCTCAAAAAAAAACAATTCTTGGCATCCAAGATAACCTAAACGCCATTTCCACCATGCAATCGCGCTTTATGCAGATCACCTCTGAAGGTGGATTTGCCAAAGGCACGTTCCGTTTGCAACGTCCCGGAAAAATGCGCATCGATTACGATCCGCCCGTGCCCGTGCTGGTGATCTCCAACGGTTTATTGGTCATGTACAAGGATAAAGAGCTCGATCAGTTGAGCCATGCGCCGCTGGCAACCATTCCGGCGTCTATGTTCATCGGCGACAATGTGGATTTTTTCGGCGACGATCTTCTGATCACCGACTTTATCCACGAAGACGGCGTGATCCGTTTAACGCTCCAACGCAGCGACGACCCGCTGGACGGCAGTTTGACATTGGTGTTTGAAGACCAGCCTTTGGCGTTGAAAAAATGGACCGTGATCGACGCACAAGGCATCAACACCACGGTGTCCTTAGTTGCGCCAAGATTTGGTGAAAGCTTTGATCAGGATCTATTCAAGGTCGAAACCCAGCGCATGAGCGGGCCTGACAATTAAGCCCTGCCAAGGCTGCGCCTTTCGTTATTCCACAATATTTAAGGGACCAACCGATAACCGCCCGGTTCGGTGATCAACAGCTCGGCGTGGGACGGGTCGTGTTCCATTTTTTGGCGCAAACGGTAGACGTGAGTTTCCAGCGTATGCGTGGTCACACCTGCATTGTAGCCCCACACCTCACCCAACAATTCATCACGGCTGACCACACGATCGCCGTGGAGATACAAAAACTTGAGAATTTGAGATTCCTTGTCCGTCAGACGGATTTGTTTGCCGCCACCGTTGTCGCCGGGGTCGGGGGCTTCTAAAACCTTCGCACCGGGGCGAAAGGCAAAGTCCCCTATGCCCAAAATGGCTTCATCACTGTGTTCAAACTGGCGAATGTGAGCGCGGATGCGGGCGATCAGAACGCCCAACTTAAAGGGCTTAATCACATAGTCCGTCGCTCCTGCATCAAGCCCACGGATGGTGTCTGCATCGCTGTCTGAACTCGTCAGCATAATGATCGGCGCGTTGACACCTCCGGCGCGCATCCGCCGACACACTTCGCGCCCGCCCAAATCGGGGAGCTCCACACTCAACACGATCAGATCAAAATATCCCTTAAGCGCCTCATCCAATCCGTCCGAGCCACCCTTTGCCACTGTGCAGACGAATTGCTCCATCTGGGACAGCTGCTCGCTCAACATGTCCGTCAGCACCCCATCACTGTCGACGATCAATATGCGTTTGCCTTCGCTCATGGTGGTGTCTCTTTCCCTGCCCCGTGCCCAAGTCAAAATCAACCTCTTAGATACTATATCGGAACTTAGTGCGCTGACGACAATATCGGAGATTCGCGTTTTCGCTCTTTTCTTACTGGCCCGGCTTGGGTAATGTCCGAAAAAGCCTGTGTAATGTTCTCTGTGAGATGCTGTTTTGTAAGCTCAGGGGGGGAGAACGGCACCAGGATATACAGAAGGTAACATCTAGCCTATGCCCCATCGCCAAAGTCTTTTACCCATGCCCGCCACGCGTGAGCCGGCTTCGTTGCTGGCTGTCGATCGCGCTGTTTTTGAGCTGCGCCGGGGTCGGGCCGTGGGTATAGCGGCAGGTGGCGGAGCCAAAGCTTTGGTTATGGCTGCGGAAGGTTGTTCCGCCGAAGCCCTAGAAGACATTGAAAAACTTGCCCAATGCGCGCCCACCATGGCGATCACCGACAAGCGTGCAGAAGTCTTGGGCATTCAAGCCCCTGACGACGAAGCGGTGCACGACGTCACTGTTTTGTCCATCCATATGGACGGCGGCCTCGATGAAGACGCCGTTGTGCAGCTGGCCGACCCCTTGTCCGAAGGGTCCAAAGCCGCCTTAGCCCGCGCCACAGCCAGCCATGTTCAGACCCACGGTGTTCACACCGCCGCCATCGGTTTGGCCAAAATCGCCCGTTTGCTGCCGGCCACCGTCGTCGCCATGGTTGACGATCCCGACAGTGCCGATTTCGCAGGCTGGATTTCCCGGCGCAATCTGGTGATGGTCGACGCTGGCGACGTGTTCCAATACGAGCGCACCGCCGCACGCACTTTGGGCCGCATCTCGGATGCCCGTGTGCCACTGGAAGATGCTGAAAACACACAGATTATTGCCTACCGGCCCCAAGACGGCGGGTTGGAACACTTGGCCATCGTCATTGGCGATCCCAACGCCGCGCCCGACCCTTTGGTGCGCATCCATTCCGAATGTTTTACGGGTGATTTGCTGGGGTCTTTGCGCTGTGATTGCGGCGATCAATTGCGCGGCGCGATACAGGAAATCTCTAAAAATGGCGCGGGCGTTTTGTTATATTTGGCCCAAGAAGGCCGCGGCATCGGTTTGGTCAACAAACTGCGCGCTTACACTTTACAAGACCGGGGTTTGGATACGCTGGATGCCAACGAAATGTTGGGTTATGACGCCGATGAACGGGTTTACCTGCCAGCCGCAGAAATGCTGAAAGACTTAGGCCTCAAATCGGTGCGCTTGCTCACCAACAACCCCGATAAAGTCGACGCCCTCGCGCGCTTTGGCGTCGATGTCAAAGAACGTGTCGAGCATGCCTTTCCGTCCAACAAACACAATGAACACTACCTGGAAACCAAAAAGGTTAAAGGTGGTCATTTGTTCTAAAAGCCGGAGCTTGCGAACCACCCGGCAAGTCCTGCCCTATGGGTCAATTTCGTCCGGCATTCCGTGCCGTTCTTTTGATAATTACCTTTATGCAATGATTATAACATACTGTTAAATAACAATAATAACTTTGGCACTCCCTTTGCACTGTCATCGTGACGCCAGAGGTCCGTTTTGGACTTTGGCAAACGATAAGCATTGGAAAGAACCATGGACATCAGTCCCTATCAGGCTGACGCTCTACTTGGACAACGGGAAAAATCCCGGATAGTTGAGCGTCCGCCCGTCACCGAAATATCGGGTATTGGCGGACAAGGATCGCAAAGCGGCGAAGAAGACGGCAACATCTTCTTCGACACGTTGGTCGATACGGTCAATCCGCTACAGCATATACCCGGTGTCTCCAGCGTCTATCAAGCCGCCACCGGAGACGAAACCAATCCCATCGCCTCCATGGCGGGCGGATTTTTGTTTGGCGGACCCATCGGACTTGCGGCCGGCGCTGCGTCGTCTTTTTTTGAAATGATCACGGGCGACAGCGTCATGGGCCACGTGGCGTCGCTGTTCGGCGAGGAAGAAGTTCCACAGCCGGAAGGTGGCTTAACGGAACTGGCTTCAAAGGCCGATCCCGGCGCGCTGGAATCTCTCATACGCCCAACGGGTTCACCTTTAAGCCTTGAAAACTATCAAGCTTTTGCCCAAGCTCAAGCCCAACAGAACATCGGCACGGGCGCCCAATCCCAAGATGTCAACTGGACGTCCAACATTTGGACATCCCACGCGCTAAAAGACGCCACGGGTATCTATGAGACCAACCAGCAACTGGGCGAACATCAAAAACGCATGGATGACGCCATCGTTTAGGCCTGGACACAGGGAGCAGCTCAGCCATGGTGCTTGAACGCATCACTGTTGATCCGCAAGGCTGGATCGTCGCCGGCGAACGGCGGCTGCGCTGCGCCTTGGGCAAAGCGGGCATCACCAACGCCAAGGTGGAAGGTGATCTGGCGACCCCTGCGGGCCTTTTGCATATGGAGCGAGTTTATTATCGCGCGGACCGCATGGTCGGTCCGCCGATCACATCCTTGCCCGTGGACGAAATCGAACCCGACATGGGGTGGTGCGACGATCCCGACCATGGGGACTATAATCAACTGGTGACACTGCCCCACCCCGCCCGTCATGAAAAATTGTGGCGCGAGGACAGCCTGTATGATGTTGTCGTGGTTCTGGACCACAACACCCATCCTGTTGAATCTGGGCGAGGCAGTGCCATTTTCATGCACATCGCCAAGCCAGATTTTTCCGGAACGGAAGGCTGTATAGCCTTGGATAAAAAAGATTTATTGCAGTTATTACTAAATTGCAATGAAAGCACAGAGATCGAGGTGTCCGCGCCTTAAGCCTCACCGGGTTTGGGGCGCGTGCCAAAGATGGCGGTGCCCACACGCACGTGTGTTGCCCCAAACGCGATGGCGGTTTCGAAATCGCTGCTCATCCCCATACTCAAATTCACCAGACCGTTACGCTCGGCGATTTTAGCCAGCAGCGCAAAATGCAACGCGGGCTCTTCGTTAACGGGGGGGATGCACATCAAACCTTTGATCTCGAGATCCAGTTCATCGCGACACAGGGTTATGAAGGCATCGGCGTCTTTGGGCGATATTCCGGCCTTTTGCGCCTCTTCGCCCGTGTTGATTTGCACGAAAATCGGTAGCCGCTTGTCCGCCCGCACAAATTCCTTCGCCAAACCGCGCGCCAATTTTTCCCGATCGACGGTTTCGATCACGTCGAACACCTCAACCGCCTGCTTAATTTTATTGGTTTGCAGCGGCCCGATGAGGTGCAAAGTGAGATCTGGATACTCCGCGCGCAACTGTGGCCACTTCCCAACAGCTTCTTGCACGCGATTTTCGCCAAAAACCCGCTGTCCGGCCTCTAATACCGGACGAATGCGCTCAAGTCCGTGCACTTTCGACACTGCGACCAAGTGAACTCCGGCTTTTTCCCGCCCCGCGGCGGCGCTTGCTGCGTCAATTTGGTCTTGAACCGTTTTAAGCCCTTGGACCGAATTAAAATCGGGGTTATGAGTTGCAGTCATGAGTGAAAACTCCGTCTAGGCGCATCCTGCGCTGGATGATACATAGAACATTATGAAGAAGCCAGCCGCGCTTGCCTGCTCCCGCCTGTGGGGGGATAAAACCCGCAAAACGTCACGTATTCCGCAGTTTTTCGTGATGAGCGACATCCTGCGTCTACCCAATCCCAGCGTCGTTTTTGGCCACCTGCCCAAAGGCAGCGCGGTCGTTTTGCGCCATACCGACCCGGCACAGCTGGAGCACTTGGCGCGCACCATCTTGCCAAAAGCGCGCAAACAGGGTTTTAAGGTTTTGATCAGCAATCATGTCCACTTAGCCCTGCGCCTGGGCGCGGACGGTGTGCATCTCTCACAAGCCGCGCTGCGTTTGGGCTTGTGGCGCCGCCAACGTGCAGGGTTTCGTCCTGGTTTTTTAATCACAGCCGCCCATCACGGCTTTCGCCAATTTCCCAAGACCGACATCGATGCTTATCTGTTGTCCCCGGTTTTTTTCACCAAAAGTCACCCAAAGACCAAACCCATGGGAATTATGCGCTGCGTGCACATGGTTAAACAAAGCCCCAAA from Magnetovibrio sp. PR-2 includes the following:
- a CDS encoding response regulator transcription factor is translated as MSEGKRILIVDSDGVLTDMLSEQLSQMEQFVCTVAKGGSDGLDEALKGYFDLIVLSVELPDLGGREVCRRMRAGGVNAPIIMLTSSDSDADTIRGLDAGATDYVIKPFKLGVLIARIRAHIRQFEHSDEAILGIGDFAFRPGAKVLEAPDPGDNGGGKQIRLTDKESQILKFLYLHGDRVVSRDELLGEVWGYNAGVTTHTLETHVYRLRQKMEHDPSHAELLITEPGGYRLVP
- a CDS encoding LolA family protein codes for the protein MLAPIPNRAFPLNRVVGGLLAVAIAFAAAAVVLPKSADAKDAIGLDTAQKKTILGIQDNLNAISTMQSRFMQITSEGGFAKGTFRLQRPGKMRIDYDPPVPVLVISNGLLVMYKDKELDQLSHAPLATIPASMFIGDNVDFFGDDLLITDFIHEDGVIRLTLQRSDDPLDGSLTLVFEDQPLALKKWTVIDAQGINTTVSLVAPRFGESFDQDLFKVETQRMSGPDN
- a CDS encoding YggS family pyridoxal phosphate-dependent enzyme, which produces MTATHNPDFNSVQGLKTVQDQIDAASAAAGREKAGVHLVAVSKVHGLERIRPVLEAGQRVFGENRVQEAVGKWPQLRAEYPDLTLHLIGPLQTNKIKQAVEVFDVIETVDREKLARGLAKEFVRADKRLPIFVQINTGEEAQKAGISPKDADAFITLCRDELDLEIKGLMCIPPVNEEPALHFALLAKIAERNGLVNLSMGMSSDFETAIAFGATHVRVGTAIFGTRPKPGEA
- the ribA gene encoding GTP cyclohydrolase II → MPATREPASLLAVDRAVFELRRGRAVGIAAGGGAKALVMAAEGCSAEALEDIEKLAQCAPTMAITDKRAEVLGIQAPDDEAVHDVTVLSIHMDGGLDEDAVVQLADPLSEGSKAALARATASHVQTHGVHTAAIGLAKIARLLPATVVAMVDDPDSADFAGWISRRNLVMVDAGDVFQYERTAARTLGRISDARVPLEDAENTQIIAYRPQDGGLEHLAIVIGDPNAAPDPLVRIHSECFTGDLLGSLRCDCGDQLRGAIQEISKNGAGVLLYLAQEGRGIGLVNKLRAYTLQDRGLDTLDANEMLGYDADERVYLPAAEMLKDLGLKSVRLLTNNPDKVDALARFGVDVKERVEHAFPSNKHNEHYLETKKVKGGHLF
- a CDS encoding thiamine phosphate synthase, translated to MKKPAALACSRLWGDKTRKTSRIPQFFVMSDILRLPNPSVVFGHLPKGSAVVLRHTDPAQLEHLARTILPKARKQGFKVLISNHVHLALRLGADGVHLSQAALRLGLWRRQRAGFRPGFLITAAHHGFRQFPKTDIDAYLLSPVFFTKSHPKTKPMGIMRCVHMVKQSPKPVIGLGGITAKNVGRLKGSGLFGIAAIGAWL
- a CDS encoding L,D-transpeptidase family protein gives rise to the protein MVLERITVDPQGWIVAGERRLRCALGKAGITNAKVEGDLATPAGLLHMERVYYRADRMVGPPITSLPVDEIEPDMGWCDDPDHGDYNQLVTLPHPARHEKLWREDSLYDVVVVLDHNTHPVESGRGSAIFMHIAKPDFSGTEGCIALDKKDLLQLLLNCNESTEIEVSAP